The Pyrus communis chromosome 5, drPyrComm1.1, whole genome shotgun sequence region ttgtcaaaatctcAAGTTTATTTCCtttatccaaacatagtgtaaaatTCTCTGTATGCCAACTTTCTCAAAGGTCAAATACCTAGTGCTAgagttcaaatcttctgcaCCTGTTTTGTGTGTGACATCTTTGTGGCATCTATCGTTGATTGACATGTCTTAAAAAACTTACCACTATTTAACTTTATTATCATAAACTTACACACGTATTAACAAATGATAGAGGCCAAAAGAAGTCACACACAGAATGGTGCACAAGATTTGATCCCATACTGCTTCACATGGGCATGAtgtggattggacctcttgatGCTCAATTAATTAAAAGTCTAGTGTGATTTATAGAACTCTTTTTACCTTCcatatattctttttatttCGAACATCAGAtcgaataaatttaaaaaaaaaaatgagatgataGAAATTAACATGGAGtgaaaatgggtgtgtggatgACGTCACCCAATTAAAATTGAGTATATAAAGTCAAAGGccattacaaatttttaaaatccCAATTCATAAATAgtagagaaaaaaatatttatcaaacataagtaaaataataaactaaccaaattaaaatagaaacaaaaaaaatctatgTTTCTCTAACTCCTAGAGTTCTAAACTACTACCACACTTggaagaaatataaagaatagaaaagtaaaaacaaattatatATCTAGGAACTTAGCAGTTAGCATAACCAACCATAAAATGAGATAGTTCATATCAATATTCAtctccatgtttatatataaaatcattACTTGATAAATCTGATATGATCTAATGACATTGAGTCTATATTTTATTGGAGGACGATATGAGTTCAAAggaatacaaaacaaaaattgttaCTTAAAAATACAACAatcatttatttataattaaatgaCTTAGtgacaaacaatattattgtcacatcccggcctggggggaccactttccgggcccgctccaccaccgtagcacaatattgtccgctttgggcttaccattccctcacggttttgtttttggaaactcacgagcaacttcccagtgagtcacccatcatgggattgctctagcccccttctcgcttaacttcagagtttctacggaacccgaagccagtgagctcccaaaaggcctcgtgctaggtaggaatgggaatatacatataaggatcactcccctgggcaatgtgggatgtcacaatccaccccccttaggggccgacgtcctcatcggcacacacgcgaccagggttagactctgataccaaattgtcacatcccggcccgggggggagggagtgatccttatatgtatattttcatccctacctagcacgaggccttttgggagctcactggtttcgggttccgtaagaactccgaagttaagcgagaagggggctagagcaatctcatgatgggtgacccactgggaagttgctcgtgaattcccaaaaacaaaaccgtgagggaatggtaagcccaaagcagacaatatcgtgctacggtggtggagcgggcccgggaagtagtccccctgggccgggatgtgacaattatccTTAGTGGGTTTATCAAGTATtgcataaataattttaaaacaaagttatttagaaattaaaatagtattttttttattattattctaaacgttttcattttccctaaaaccaaaaaaaagagatCGAGTAtttcatcaaataaaaaattaaaaaaaaaaattattttctcctTCGATTGACACTTCCAGATCCAATGTACGTTGAAATCGCCGTCGATACAGAAACCGAAACTGTACATTGCTGCAAGGTCCAGACAGATCAAGGGAGAGACTGAGTAATTACTATGCCTAAAGATCAGAGAGGTGTAATTAGATCACGTTCTGAACCGGCTTTGAACCCTAATCGACTCAGAGACAAATCTTTGGCTCCTTCTACGTCACTTGCTGCCAATCCCGATGATACTGATACATTCTATGATCAGGGTAAGTTTCAGTTCCACAAACATTATTCAAcgttcatgcatgcatgcataatccCACATTAAACGTTCGTCGTCGAATGGCTAACGAAAGTTTACATGTCATGGCATTTTTGTTTTCGATCATGGGAAGGGAAATTTGGACTCAGAGAACTTCCAACATAAATTGTGGAAGAGAAATACAACCATATCAACATGTCGCAGCATTTGCTTTCATGAATTTGCGTTAGTATCATTTGAATGGATCGAGTAGTTCATGTTAGAGAGTTTCTAAATTTGGTTTAAGCTATATATGTTTGGCGTTAGTATCATTTGTCTTTTTCCATCCATGTTTGAAATCCATGTACAACaataacaaagccttatcccactaagtctTAAAACGCCACTACCTTTGTGTCTGGCGATACTTTTTATTGAGTGAATCGGAATGAACAATTAGGAACAAACTTCTTCCAAACACCACGATAGCTAGCCGTGGTTACTGAGTGAAAAAAGCCATGGTGTGGTGACCCATGCCATGAAACCGTGGCTGCTGCCGCTTTATGTAGCAGTATCTCTAGCTCATTTTTGTTCAACAATTTTGGTTCTAATTTAATTCCATAACTCCAGGTTGCATTCTTTCTGATGTGTTTACAATTAATCTTTCGAATGTATGTTTTCTCCACAACAATTGTGCAGCGGAATCAGCTGATACAAGTTGCAAAGATTCAGATGTTCGATGCTATGGTGATGAAGATGCATCTTGGATATCATGGTTCTGCAATCAGAAAGGGAATGAATTCTTCTGTGAAGTCGACGATGATTACATCCTCGATGATTTCAACCGTTCAGGTTTAAGAAACCACGTACCATTCTATGATTATGCACTGGATTTAATGTTGGACATTGAGTCTTCTAATGGTAAGAATCAGATAAGTCCATCAGCCAAAATTGCTTTGATGAAGATTTCAGCTTTCATTGCAATACGAAGTTATTAAATTCTTATGTAAATTCCAATGGGATCAACAGATGGCTTAACTGATGAGGAACAGAACAATCTGATCGAATCCGCGACGGAGATGCTCTACGGTTTAATTCATGCCAGATACATAGCAACTAACAAGGGATTGTCTGCAATGGTAAGGTGTTTACAATGTACATATTAATAttgctttattttctttcaaaatattaGATGTCACACCCCGAAACTCCGGTCGTGTTTAGAACTGTGGCATTATATTTGAGGCTTCCTAATTTAACAGTGTGCAATTCAGTTGGAGAAGTACAGGAACTATGATTTTGGCAGATGTCCAAGAGTGAACTGCAATAAACAACGTTGTCTGCCTGTTGGTGAGTCAGACATCCCAAGATTAGGCACTGTAAAAATCTATTGTCCCAAATGTGAAGACATTTATTCCCCACAATCCAGACACCAAGAAGGTATCCTTATGTATCGCTTCGTAATTGACATGACGAGTGCCTTCTATACACCTATGAATGTCTCATAATTATACATCGTCTTTTAAGTGGCTCAGATTCACCCGTTAAATTTCATGGGATACATGGTGACTAgaattttttacaactacaattatgttttgagttcagtttttcAATGTTTGCCTTGACAACAATCTCAGAAATTGATggagcatactttggaaccacATTTCCTCATCTTTTCTTCTTGACCTACGGGCATCTTAAGCCGCAGAAGGCGATTCAGAACAATGTTCCAAGAATATACGGCTTCAAAGTCCGCAACGAACAATGAATCTTGCCCTTCTTGGTGAAGAAAATATAAAGGGGTCCAAGCAAGCAATGTTGTTGCCTTGTAAGAAAAGAAACAGGGGCAGTTCCCTGTAAGGCCCATTTCGTTGTACTTACTGAGTTTTGTTCATAgaagtttttgttttacttgCCCTTAGGTTGTGGATCAATGACTCCTGC contains the following coding sequences:
- the LOC137733247 gene encoding putative casein kinase II subunit beta-4 → MPKDQRGVIRSRSEPALNPNRLRDKSLAPSTSLAANPDDTDTFYDQAESADTSCKDSDVRCYGDEDASWISWFCNQKGNEFFCEVDDDYILDDFNRSGLRNHVPFYDYALDLMLDIESSNDGLTDEEQNNLIESATEMLYGLIHARYIATNKGLSAMLEKYRNYDFGRCPRVNCNKQRCLPVGESDIPRLGTVKIYCPKCEDIYSPQSRHQEEIDGAYFGTTFPHLFFLTYGHLKPQKAIQNNVPRIYGFKVRNEQ